From Minwuia thermotolerans, the proteins below share one genomic window:
- a CDS encoding HD domain-containing phosphohydrolase, translated as MSASADPIVRDRRRMRRRAGLALAALLTVAAAAIVAILFYAASERERLIEQWQVRLGIVADSRKAAVEGWLDHRRGELLRLSRNRAIQYYLIDLTDPDLPPEALDSRRRYIEELLGLEAERGGYATPQSEIARNADLDTPATGGVAVLDADLQVIALSPGMSFVKGIMPAAPPELLQGGVFVSPVYPAGDGERMVTFLAPVLSPDGGTEAGIGYVVAFRRLGDDFDATLRQPGEVLREARTYLLESAEGGPRLISPLEDGPPLFAAVSGAESVATLTATAPASGTYRGLSGREVLATGRGIAGTGWTLVRSVDREAALAEGVQRIQVIAGALMLVVLLVGVTVVAVWRNAISDRLAAAASDLSEALAESRRLGRLLKNLADAVPNSIVAVGPDDRILFGNTPAFEGAGIDAAEAEGKPIASIFGPAVATPLVQANARVRQDNEIVHEIDDTEIEGRRRVVRRFHVPLDAGGVLMVAEDMTEIVQERERRAAQLDALVDVLVNLIDARDRYAANHSQRVAHLSRRMAEEMKLEPAMVHAAETAARLMNLGKLGIDPAILTKSGDLTEDELALVRDSILHSADLVANIDFEGPVVETLRQLQERLDGSGRPAGISGPDFLQPAQIVSLANAYVALISERAHRAARTTSQALDQLWPQAGKVWDRQVVAALVQAVERGGD; from the coding sequence ATGAGTGCAAGCGCGGACCCGATCGTCCGGGACCGCCGCCGCATGCGGCGGCGCGCGGGGCTTGCGCTTGCAGCCCTGCTGACGGTCGCCGCGGCGGCGATCGTCGCGATCCTGTTCTATGCAGCGAGCGAGCGCGAAAGGCTGATCGAACAGTGGCAGGTGCGGCTCGGCATCGTTGCCGACAGCCGCAAGGCCGCGGTCGAGGGATGGCTCGATCACCGGCGCGGCGAACTGCTGCGCCTGTCGCGCAACCGCGCCATACAATACTACCTGATCGACCTGACCGACCCCGACCTGCCGCCGGAGGCGCTGGACAGCCGCCGCCGCTATATCGAGGAACTGCTGGGTCTGGAGGCCGAACGCGGCGGCTACGCCACGCCGCAGAGCGAGATCGCCCGCAATGCCGACCTGGACACGCCGGCGACCGGCGGCGTCGCCGTGCTCGATGCCGATCTGCAGGTCATCGCTCTCAGCCCCGGCATGTCCTTCGTGAAGGGAATCATGCCGGCCGCGCCGCCCGAACTCCTGCAGGGCGGCGTCTTCGTCTCTCCGGTCTACCCGGCCGGCGACGGCGAGCGCATGGTGACCTTTCTCGCGCCCGTGCTGTCGCCCGATGGCGGCACGGAAGCGGGCATCGGCTATGTCGTCGCCTTCCGCCGCCTGGGCGACGATTTCGACGCGACGCTCCGTCAGCCGGGCGAAGTATTGCGCGAAGCCCGCACCTACCTTCTGGAGAGTGCCGAAGGGGGGCCGCGGCTCATCTCGCCGCTGGAGGACGGCCCGCCGCTCTTTGCTGCTGTGAGCGGCGCGGAGTCCGTTGCCACCCTGACGGCGACCGCGCCGGCTTCCGGAACCTACAGGGGGCTGTCGGGACGGGAGGTGCTCGCCACCGGCCGCGGCATCGCCGGCACCGGCTGGACCCTGGTGCGCAGCGTCGACCGGGAGGCGGCGCTGGCCGAGGGCGTGCAACGCATTCAGGTCATTGCCGGCGCCCTGATGCTGGTCGTGCTGCTGGTGGGTGTCACCGTCGTTGCCGTCTGGCGCAATGCGATTTCCGACCGCCTGGCCGCCGCCGCCAGCGATCTCTCGGAAGCGCTTGCCGAGTCGCGCCGTCTCGGGCGCCTGCTGAAGAACCTTGCCGACGCCGTTCCCAACTCGATCGTCGCCGTCGGTCCCGACGACCGTATCCTTTTCGGCAACACGCCAGCCTTCGAGGGCGCCGGCATCGACGCGGCCGAAGCCGAGGGCAAGCCCATAGCCAGTATCTTCGGCCCCGCGGTGGCCACGCCGCTGGTTCAGGCCAACGCCCGGGTGCGCCAGGACAACGAGATCGTTCACGAGATCGACGACACGGAGATCGAGGGCCGGCGGCGGGTGGTCCGGCGTTTCCATGTGCCGCTGGACGCCGGCGGCGTGCTGATGGTCGCCGAGGACATGACGGAAATCGTCCAGGAGCGGGAGCGCCGCGCCGCGCAGCTCGATGCGCTGGTCGACGTGCTGGTCAATCTCATCGACGCCCGCGACCGCTATGCCGCGAATCATTCGCAGCGCGTCGCGCACCTGTCACGGCGCATGGCCGAGGAGATGAAGCTGGAGCCGGCCATGGTCCACGCCGCCGAAACCGCAGCGCGGCTGATGAATCTCGGCAAGCTGGGTATCGATCCGGCCATTCTCACCAAGTCCGGCGACCTGACCGAGGACGAACTCGCCCTGGTGCGCGACAGCATCCTGCATTCGGCCGATCTGGTCGCGAACATCGACTTCGAGGGGCCGGTGGTCGAGACGCTGCGCCAGCTTCAGGAGCGGCTCGACGGCTCCGGCCGGCCGGCCGGGATCTCGGGGCCGGATTTCCTTCAGCCGGCGCAGATCGTCTCTCTGGCCAACGCCTATGTGGCCCTTATCAGCGAACGCGCGCATCGCGCCGCGCGCACCACTTCCCAGGCGCTGGACCAGCTATGGCCACAGGCCGGCAAGGTCTGGGACCGGCAGGTGGTGGCTGCGCTGGTCCAGGCTGTCGAGCGCGGCGGCGACTGA
- a CDS encoding GGDEF domain-containing protein, translated as MQAQARRGDEGQNTAGPEGDGELSSLVQALESQLEQARARIVRLEQLADTDELLAIANRRAFQRALMRCVAAAERHGDRACLVSLDVNGMKLINDNWGHPAGDAALKTVARVLTEDTRATDVVARMGGDEFAMILTQVDEAAAEAKCRSLVEKVRRTGFEAAGETIPIDLAFGVAEVTPGASADALMEEADRRMYRMKALSRNPSRGRS; from the coding sequence ATGCAGGCGCAGGCGCGACGCGGAGACGAAGGCCAGAACACGGCCGGGCCGGAAGGCGACGGCGAACTGTCCAGCCTGGTGCAGGCTCTCGAATCCCAGCTCGAGCAGGCCAGAGCCAGGATCGTCCGCCTGGAACAGCTCGCCGATACAGACGAATTGCTGGCCATCGCCAACCGGCGCGCCTTCCAGCGTGCGCTGATGCGCTGCGTCGCCGCCGCCGAACGTCACGGCGACCGCGCCTGCCTGGTCTCGCTGGATGTCAACGGTATGAAGCTGATCAACGACAACTGGGGCCATCCGGCCGGCGATGCGGCCTTGAAGACGGTGGCGCGGGTGCTGACCGAGGACACGCGGGCCACCGATGTGGTCGCCCGGATGGGCGGCGACGAGTTCGCGATGATCCTGACCCAGGTGGACGAGGCCGCGGCGGAAGCCAAGTGCCGGAGCCTGGTCGAAAAGGTGCGGCGGACGGGATTCGAGGCCGCCGGCGAGACCATCCCCATCGATCTGGCGTTCGGCGTCGCCGAGGTCACGCCGGGTGCCAGCGCCGACGCGCTGATGGAGGAGGCCGACCGGCGCATGTACCGGATGAAGGCGCTCAGCCGCAATCCCTCGCGTGGACGCTCCTGA
- a CDS encoding HD-GYP domain-containing protein — MRFIGGRLIVNGAVSLALRVTLVYVVFGVAWILFSDWIVLQALSPEDAPVAQSLKGAAFVLVTATMFGAIAYLLARRDHLHLERQQEILTQTVAALSTTLERRDPYTARHAVLVAMLAVEIGRRIGLSDERLADVELGAMLHDIGKIGVPTDLLVKPSRLTDAEFDVVKTHPEIGYDIVSRIRFGNVVPRIVRDHHERLDGSGYPGGLKGDQIDIESQVVAVADVAESMTAHRPYRAALETRFVVERLEKDAGVKLHSAVVRVCISIIRDPDFRLTLEKGPEAAAAARRAAAHAGQSARRP; from the coding sequence ATGCGGTTCATCGGTGGCAGACTGATCGTCAACGGCGCCGTCTCGCTCGCGCTGCGTGTGACGCTGGTCTATGTGGTTTTTGGCGTCGCCTGGATATTGTTCTCGGACTGGATCGTCCTGCAGGCCCTGTCGCCCGAGGATGCGCCGGTGGCCCAGAGCCTGAAGGGCGCGGCTTTCGTGCTGGTGACCGCGACCATGTTCGGCGCCATTGCCTACCTGCTGGCCCGGCGCGACCACCTCCATCTGGAACGTCAGCAGGAAATTCTCACGCAAACCGTCGCCGCCCTGTCGACGACGTTGGAGCGGCGCGATCCCTACACGGCGCGGCACGCGGTGCTGGTCGCGATGCTGGCCGTCGAGATCGGACGGCGGATCGGGCTGAGCGACGAACGGCTCGCCGACGTCGAACTCGGCGCGATGCTGCACGACATCGGCAAGATCGGCGTGCCCACCGATCTACTGGTCAAGCCCAGCCGGCTGACCGACGCGGAATTCGACGTGGTCAAGACGCACCCGGAGATCGGCTACGACATCGTATCGCGAATCAGGTTCGGCAATGTCGTGCCGAGGATTGTCCGCGATCATCACGAGCGGCTGGATGGCAGCGGCTATCCCGGAGGGCTGAAGGGCGACCAGATCGACATCGAGTCGCAGGTCGTGGCCGTGGCCGACGTCGCCGAATCGATGACAGCGCACCGTCCCTACCGCGCCGCGCTGGAGACCCGATTTGTGGTCGAGCGGCTGGAGAAGGACGCCGGGGTGAAACTTCATTCGGCCGTGGTCCGCGTCTGCATCTCGATCATTCGCGATCCGGATTTCCGGCTCACGCTGGAGAAGGGGCCGGAAGCGGCCGCCGCAGCGCGGCGGGCCGCCGCCCATGCAGGCCAATCCGCCCGGCGTCCCTAG
- a CDS encoding PAS domain-containing protein, translated as MLHDPASIQPIRDPDGAICRPLNAAAFGYWNSIRDSRGMPARTDLDPLDIPQLLPSIILLDVLHEPRDFRYRLVGTRWVWHFGRDDTGRLMSDLPHQRAPSRVWDACCAVVAQRRPHLPADIPYVGKQPGYSAIEPLIMPLSRDGFNVNMLFVTVDFTDS; from the coding sequence ATGTTGCATGATCCGGCGTCCATCCAGCCGATCCGGGATCCGGACGGCGCCATATGCCGGCCGTTGAACGCCGCAGCCTTCGGGTATTGGAACTCGATTCGTGACAGCCGTGGAATGCCGGCGCGCACGGATCTCGATCCGCTCGACATTCCGCAGCTTCTGCCCTCGATCATCCTGCTCGACGTTCTCCATGAACCGCGGGATTTCCGCTATCGACTGGTCGGCACGCGCTGGGTCTGGCATTTCGGCCGCGACGACACCGGCCGGCTGATGAGCGACCTGCCTCATCAACGCGCGCCGTCGCGCGTCTGGGACGCCTGCTGCGCGGTGGTCGCGCAACGCCGCCCGCACCTTCCTGCGGACATCCCCTATGTCGGCAAGCAGCCTGGCTACAGCGCCATCGAGCCGCTGATCATGCCGCTCTCGCGGGATGGCTTCAACGTGAACATGCTGTTCGTGACGGTCGACTTCACCGACAGCTGA
- a CDS encoding mechanosensitive ion channel family protein, translating into MPYFRFVPSVLLAGLLALLALSTALGQALPVQQLQQRQAAERADAETPPGGAGLEEALRPTVRRLVAEELARQPEAGTATAPAPVAAPAAEAQMADPFAMVIDRARGSVENLSRNAARLAEALPELGDSFDHAFILMTDLEGWPRMWEGVANLAAMLAAAALLMGALRRLLRRIMPLPRPAADDMLSRLWPSLVLMVRDTALVAAFVAAGFLLSLVWFAQHDPMRIFLITYLGAFATALTGRAVARFLFAPDRPEQRLVEVDDRTARKLALWLTAVFATVGLVGFSVGMVRLLGMPPATIGWMLLAAGLFTVAITAALTLLASPRDAMAEAADAPRSGRYRRLWLMIGIGFLALLWGLAVLSADGTKLLAVVVIFAAAAASAYFGILRRPLPAPERPARAAIPVDPEEMQPEAATDEPEAPEAGDVARPAPPPSLLPPLRRVAQSALGLVGALAFLHLLGVDMVAAQQSPTGERITAVLGDVAVILIVAAIGWALVERTIRRFVEREEAKARAEAADHAIDEDGLGGMVTSRFGTLLPLIRGFILSVLAAVTIMVVLSSMGLDIGPLLAGAGVVGIAIGFGAQALVRDIIAGIFFLIDDAFRVGEYVEFGDIRGQVEQISIRSMRLRHHRGAIHTIPFGELRSITNYNRDWAIYKQEFRLPYETDTDKVRKIIKKVGIRLMEDPELGPKFIQPLKSQGVFKIEEGALIVRTKFMCKPREQFIIRKAVFQEVKNDLYKAGIELAQRRVQIEWPEWVEKSGPGAKADGEPGGGGNIGGPDVPSPVRGPGQGDPVQAAMVGAAVGAAGLVVSQQTTKPVYPDEP; encoded by the coding sequence ATGCCGTATTTCCGATTTGTGCCGTCCGTGCTGCTCGCCGGCCTGCTTGCGCTCCTGGCCTTGTCCACAGCGCTGGGACAGGCCCTGCCGGTACAACAGCTCCAGCAGCGTCAGGCTGCGGAGCGCGCTGACGCCGAAACGCCGCCCGGCGGCGCGGGACTGGAGGAGGCGCTGCGCCCCACCGTCCGCCGCCTGGTCGCCGAGGAACTGGCGCGCCAGCCGGAAGCGGGCACGGCGACCGCCCCAGCCCCGGTCGCCGCCCCCGCCGCAGAGGCGCAGATGGCTGATCCCTTCGCCATGGTCATCGACCGGGCGAGAGGCAGCGTCGAGAACCTCTCCCGCAACGCCGCGAGGCTGGCCGAAGCGCTGCCCGAGCTGGGCGACAGCTTCGATCACGCCTTCATCCTGATGACCGACCTGGAAGGCTGGCCGCGGATGTGGGAAGGCGTCGCCAACCTGGCAGCGATGCTGGCCGCGGCGGCGCTGCTGATGGGGGCGCTGCGGCGGCTGCTCCGCCGGATCATGCCGCTGCCACGGCCGGCGGCGGACGACATGCTGTCCCGGCTCTGGCCGTCGCTGGTCCTGATGGTGCGCGACACGGCGCTGGTGGCCGCCTTCGTCGCGGCCGGATTCCTGCTGTCGCTGGTCTGGTTCGCCCAGCACGATCCGATGCGCATCTTCCTGATCACCTATCTGGGCGCATTCGCGACCGCGCTGACAGGCCGCGCCGTGGCGCGCTTCCTGTTCGCGCCGGACCGGCCGGAACAGCGTCTGGTGGAGGTCGACGACCGCACCGCCCGCAAACTGGCACTATGGCTGACAGCCGTGTTCGCCACCGTGGGTCTCGTCGGGTTCAGCGTCGGCATGGTGCGCCTGCTCGGCATGCCCCCGGCGACAATCGGCTGGATGCTGCTCGCCGCGGGGCTGTTCACGGTGGCGATCACCGCGGCGCTGACGCTGCTGGCGAGCCCGCGGGACGCCATGGCGGAAGCAGCGGACGCGCCGCGGAGCGGGCGGTATCGCCGGCTCTGGCTGATGATCGGCATCGGCTTTCTGGCCCTGCTCTGGGGGCTGGCGGTGCTGTCGGCCGACGGCACCAAGCTGCTGGCGGTGGTCGTGATCTTCGCCGCCGCCGCGGCCAGCGCCTATTTCGGCATCCTCCGCCGACCGCTGCCCGCGCCGGAGCGGCCGGCGCGCGCGGCGATTCCCGTTGATCCCGAGGAGATGCAGCCGGAGGCTGCCACGGACGAGCCCGAGGCGCCCGAGGCCGGCGACGTTGCACGCCCGGCCCCGCCGCCTTCGCTGCTGCCGCCGTTGCGCCGCGTTGCGCAGTCGGCGCTGGGCCTCGTCGGGGCCCTCGCCTTCCTGCACCTGCTGGGCGTCGACATGGTGGCGGCACAGCAAAGCCCGACCGGCGAGCGGATCACCGCCGTGCTCGGTGATGTGGCTGTCATTCTGATCGTCGCCGCCATCGGCTGGGCGCTGGTGGAGCGCACCATCCGCCGTTTCGTAGAGCGCGAGGAGGCCAAGGCCCGCGCCGAGGCGGCGGATCACGCCATCGACGAGGACGGGCTGGGCGGCATGGTCACATCGCGTTTCGGGACCCTGCTGCCGCTGATCCGCGGCTTCATCCTGTCGGTGCTGGCCGCCGTCACGATCATGGTCGTGCTGAGTTCCATGGGCCTCGACATCGGCCCGCTGCTCGCCGGCGCCGGCGTTGTCGGCATCGCCATCGGCTTCGGTGCCCAGGCCCTGGTGCGGGACATCATCGCCGGCATCTTCTTCCTGATCGACGACGCCTTCCGCGTCGGCGAGTACGTGGAGTTCGGCGACATCCGGGGACAGGTGGAGCAGATATCCATCCGCTCCATGCGGCTGCGCCATCACCGCGGCGCGATCCACACGATCCCCTTCGGCGAGCTGCGCTCCATCACGAACTACAACCGCGACTGGGCGATCTACAAGCAGGAATTCCGCCTGCCCTACGAGACCGACACCGACAAGGTGCGCAAGATCATCAAGAAGGTCGGCATCAGGCTGATGGAGGATCCTGAACTGGGGCCGAAGTTCATCCAGCCTTTGAAGTCCCAGGGCGTGTTCAAGATCGAGGAAGGCGCCCTGATCGTGCGCACCAAGTTCATGTGCAAGCCGCGCGAGCAGTTCATCATCCGCAAGGCGGTCTTCCAGGAGGTCAAGAACGACCTCTACAAGGCGGGGATCGAGCTGGCCCAGCGCCGGGTGCAGATCGAATGGCCCGAATGGGTGGAGAAATCCGGGCCGGGCGCCAAGGCGGACGGCGAACCGGGCGGGGGCGGCAATATCGGCGGACCCGACGTCCCCTCGCCGGTCCGGGGGCCCGGTCAGGGCGACCCGGTTCAGGCGGCGATGGTCGGTGCGGCGGTGGGCGCGGCCGGGCTGGTGGTCTCCCAGCAGACGACGAAACCGGTCTACCCCGACGAGCCGTGA
- a CDS encoding phytanoyl-CoA dioxygenase family protein, which translates to MNPPVVARTIDHAAQAAAMEKYMAEGEERAHALGNRGPIRFAGDGALHPDIVEAYWRCGFYVFEGVLKADELADLERDLKDIMSRFPVARGEEVDAQGRKAIGVGQQAPSLFWSKPLADPFGGTAAANGRHPVKMYEPEAAKDAPEEIVYLMLGTLQHSEAALRLYGHPEVLKMVSAINGQDFTPFNEALFIKEPGLGASVAWHRDGVTHWDDPEWDQGTHGFNCMAQLYGCTPANGLWVVPGTHKLRQIDIAAMVEAAGTDRLPEAVPLVAKPGDLAITNRQVVHGSFANNSKDWRVTFNFGFHRRKSVLNVEAGGIHNARAVYDDARIRRRSRMIGYAIDARRQRFPDETPFVYKPHAEAGESWAWDDKAKLDVFDYNLEDLSI; encoded by the coding sequence ATGAACCCGCCTGTTGTCGCCCGCACCATCGATCACGCCGCCCAGGCCGCGGCCATGGAAAAGTACATGGCCGAAGGCGAGGAGCGCGCCCACGCGCTGGGCAATCGCGGCCCCATCCGCTTCGCCGGCGACGGGGCGCTGCATCCCGACATCGTCGAGGCCTACTGGCGCTGCGGCTTCTACGTCTTCGAGGGCGTGTTGAAGGCGGACGAACTGGCGGATCTGGAACGCGACCTGAAGGACATCATGTCCCGCTTCCCCGTGGCCAGGGGCGAGGAAGTCGACGCGCAGGGCCGCAAGGCGATCGGCGTCGGCCAGCAGGCGCCGTCGCTGTTCTGGTCGAAGCCGCTGGCCGATCCCTTCGGCGGCACCGCCGCCGCCAACGGGCGCCATCCGGTGAAGATGTACGAGCCCGAGGCCGCGAAGGACGCGCCCGAGGAGATCGTCTACCTGATGCTGGGCACGCTGCAGCATTCGGAGGCCGCGCTCCGGCTCTACGGCCATCCGGAAGTGCTGAAGATGGTGTCGGCCATCAACGGTCAGGATTTCACGCCCTTCAACGAGGCGCTGTTCATCAAGGAACCGGGCCTGGGCGCCTCCGTCGCCTGGCACCGCGACGGCGTCACCCACTGGGACGATCCCGAGTGGGACCAGGGGACGCACGGTTTCAACTGCATGGCGCAGCTCTATGGCTGCACCCCGGCCAACGGCCTCTGGGTCGTGCCCGGCACCCACAAGCTCCGCCAGATCGACATCGCGGCGATGGTGGAGGCGGCCGGCACCGACCGCCTGCCGGAGGCGGTGCCGCTGGTGGCGAAGCCCGGCGACCTCGCCATCACCAACCGCCAGGTCGTGCATGGCAGTTTCGCCAACAATTCGAAGGACTGGCGCGTCACCTTCAACTTCGGTTTCCACCGCCGCAAGTCGGTGCTGAACGTGGAAGCGGGCGGCATCCACAACGCCCGCGCGGTCTATGACGACGCCCGCATCCGCCGCCGTTCGCGCATGATCGGCTATGCGATCGACGCCCGCCGCCAGCGCTTTCCCGACGAGACGCCCTTCGTCTACAAGCCCCATGCCGAAGCGGGCGAGAGCTGGGCCTGGGACGACAAGGCGAAGCTGGACGTCTTCGACTACAACCTGGAAGACCTGAGCATCTGA
- the ccoS gene encoding cbb3-type cytochrome oxidase assembly protein CcoS — MNVLIYLIPVALLLGGVGLWAFIWALRSGQYDDPEGDAERILLDD; from the coding sequence ATGAACGTGCTGATCTATCTCATTCCCGTGGCGCTGCTGCTGGGCGGCGTCGGCCTCTGGGCCTTCATCTGGGCGCTGCGTTCGGGTCAGTACGACGACCCCGAGGGCGACGCCGAGCGGATCCTGCTGGACGATTGA
- a CDS encoding heavy metal translocating P-type ATPase, with amino-acid sequence MSCCGHVADSVRPASRPAARSGESVRLDLIVPGIHCAGCIAKIEGAVGAVPGVGNARVNLSTRRLSVVMDGANEPDEIVRTVEALGYDCRRYDPHAAGAQQEDRRGRELLRALAVAGFAAGNVMLLSVSVWSGAEGATRDMFHWVSALIALPAILYAGRPFFGSAWQALKARTLNMDVPISLAVVLAAALSLHATFLSGEEAFFDAAVMLLFFLLLGRYLDHRVRARARATVSQLLSLWSTEATRLTPAGQERVAVDDLAPGDRLLVAAGERIPVDGVVVDGAADLDCAIVTGESQPVAVGPGAMVRAGTMPLTRPLTIRATAVGDDTFLAQVVRLMEEAENGRARYVRLADRAAQVYAPAVHLIALLTFVGWMVVTGGDWSHALWIAVSVLIITCPCALGLAVPAVQVVASGVLFAKGILVKDGTALERMAQSDRAVFDKTGTLTTGRPRIVRATLDEAHLALAAALARRSRHPLALALAAHAGPPAGPEADAVEEHPGEGLSGRVAGHELRLGRRAFAGPSEAGAPGATELWLMVDGRPAGHVEFEDALRPGAAAMIAELDGLGFRPMLLSGDNAAAVARTAAEAGIEDWRAGQQPGDKIAALQALADEGHRALMVGDGINDGPALAAAHVSMAPASASDVGRAAADFVFMHDGLDAVTAALAVSRKARRLILQNFGLALIYNLIAIPVAVLGGASPLVAAIAMSSSSVVVTLNALRLRLGEGRNRKAANAAVTTVREARA; translated from the coding sequence ATGAGCTGTTGCGGCCATGTCGCCGATTCGGTTCGGCCAGCGTCCCGCCCGGCGGCCCGGAGCGGGGAAAGCGTACGCCTCGACCTGATCGTGCCCGGCATCCACTGCGCCGGTTGCATTGCGAAGATCGAGGGCGCGGTCGGCGCCGTCCCCGGCGTCGGCAACGCGCGGGTGAACCTGTCGACACGGCGGCTGAGCGTCGTCATGGACGGCGCCAATGAACCGGACGAGATCGTCCGCACCGTCGAGGCGCTGGGCTATGACTGCCGCCGCTACGACCCCCATGCTGCCGGCGCGCAGCAGGAGGACCGGCGCGGGCGCGAACTGCTCCGCGCCCTGGCCGTGGCCGGCTTCGCCGCCGGCAATGTCATGCTGCTTTCGGTCTCGGTCTGGTCCGGCGCCGAGGGCGCGACACGCGACATGTTCCACTGGGTCTCGGCGCTGATCGCGCTGCCGGCGATCCTCTATGCCGGCCGGCCGTTCTTCGGCTCCGCCTGGCAGGCCCTGAAGGCGCGCACGCTCAACATGGACGTGCCGATCTCGCTGGCCGTGGTGCTGGCCGCGGCGCTCAGCCTGCATGCGACATTCCTCAGCGGCGAGGAGGCCTTCTTCGACGCCGCCGTGATGCTGCTCTTCTTCCTGCTGCTCGGCCGCTATCTGGACCATCGCGTCCGCGCCCGGGCCCGCGCGACCGTCAGCCAGCTCCTCTCGCTCTGGTCGACGGAGGCCACGCGCCTGACTCCGGCGGGGCAGGAGCGGGTGGCCGTCGACGACCTGGCGCCCGGCGACAGGCTGCTGGTGGCGGCCGGCGAGCGCATTCCCGTCGACGGCGTCGTCGTCGACGGCGCCGCCGACCTGGACTGCGCCATCGTCACCGGTGAATCCCAGCCCGTCGCGGTGGGGCCGGGGGCGATGGTCCGCGCCGGCACCATGCCGCTGACCCGCCCGCTGACCATCCGCGCCACCGCCGTCGGCGACGACACCTTCCTGGCCCAGGTGGTGCGGCTGATGGAGGAGGCGGAGAACGGCCGCGCGCGCTATGTCCGCCTGGCCGACCGCGCCGCGCAGGTCTACGCCCCGGCGGTGCACCTGATCGCGCTGCTGACCTTCGTCGGCTGGATGGTCGTCACCGGCGGCGACTGGAGCCACGCGCTCTGGATCGCCGTATCGGTCCTGATCATTACCTGCCCCTGCGCTCTGGGCCTCGCCGTCCCTGCCGTCCAGGTGGTCGCCAGCGGCGTGCTGTTCGCGAAGGGCATTCTGGTCAAGGACGGCACCGCGCTGGAGCGGATGGCGCAATCCGACCGGGCGGTGTTCGACAAGACCGGCACGCTGACCACGGGCCGCCCCCGCATCGTCCGCGCCACGCTGGACGAGGCGCATCTGGCGCTTGCCGCGGCCCTGGCGCGGCGGAGCCGCCACCCGCTGGCGCTGGCGCTGGCCGCGCATGCCGGACCGCCTGCCGGTCCCGAGGCGGACGCGGTCGAGGAACATCCCGGCGAAGGGCTTTCCGGACGGGTCGCCGGCCACGAACTGCGCCTCGGGCGCCGCGCCTTCGCCGGCCCGTCCGAAGCTGGCGCGCCCGGCGCGACGGAGCTCTGGCTGATGGTCGACGGCCGCCCCGCCGGGCATGTGGAGTTCGAGGACGCGCTCAGGCCCGGGGCTGCGGCAATGATCGCGGAACTGGACGGTCTGGGTTTCCGGCCGATGCTGCTGTCGGGCGACAACGCCGCCGCCGTGGCGCGCACCGCCGCCGAGGCCGGCATCGAAGACTGGCGCGCAGGCCAGCAGCCGGGGGACAAGATCGCGGCGCTGCAGGCGCTGGCGGATGAGGGACACCGGGCGCTGATGGTGGGTGACGGCATCAACGACGGCCCGGCGCTCGCCGCGGCCCACGTGTCGATGGCGCCGGCCAGCGCGTCCGATGTCGGGCGGGCGGCCGCCGATTTCGTCTTCATGCATGACGGTCTGGACGCGGTGACGGCCGCGCTCGCCGTCTCGCGCAAGGCGCGTCGGCTGATCCTGCAGAACTTCGGCCTGGCGTTGATCTACAACCTGATCGCCATTCCCGTGGCGGTCCTGGGCGGGGCATCGCCGCTGGTCGCTGCGATCGCCATGTCGTCGTCGTCGGTCGTCGTGACGCTGAACGCGCTCCGCCTGCGCCTCGGCGAGGGCCGGAACCGCAAAGCGGCCAACGCCGCCGTCACCACGGTTCGGGAGGCAAGGGCATGA
- a CDS encoding FixH family protein has product MDAIESNARPFTGRKMLLSMLAFFGVIIVVNLGLLGFALDSDNGLVVKNSYVASQDYNRMMAKARAQEELGWRAAVTHRAGVVELRFTDGAGAPLTGLEIAGRLGRPVTDREDRPVAFREAGSGLYRTDAALGAGEWELDAVARDGAGAEFRRIVRFFVKDPGQ; this is encoded by the coding sequence ATGGACGCGATCGAAAGCAACGCCCGCCCATTCACCGGCCGCAAGATGCTGTTGTCGATGCTGGCCTTCTTCGGCGTCATCATCGTCGTCAACCTGGGGCTGCTCGGCTTCGCGCTGGACAGCGACAACGGCCTGGTGGTCAAGAACAGCTATGTCGCCAGCCAGGACTACAACCGGATGATGGCGAAGGCGCGCGCTCAGGAGGAACTGGGCTGGCGCGCCGCCGTGACCCACCGGGCCGGTGTGGTCGAACTGCGTTTCACCGATGGCGCCGGCGCGCCGCTGACCGGTCTGGAGATCGCCGGACGCCTGGGCCGGCCGGTCACCGACCGCGAAGACCGTCCGGTCGCCTTTCGGGAGGCCGGCAGCGGCCTCTACCGGACCGATGCCGCGCTGGGCGCCGGCGAATGGGAACTGGACGCCGTGGCGCGCGATGGCGCGGGCGCGGAGTTCCGCCGCATTGTCCGCTTCTTCGTCAAGGACCCGGGCCAATGA